From the genome of Candidatus Dormiibacterota bacterium, one region includes:
- a CDS encoding NAD(P)-dependent alcohol dehydrogenase: MKAIVYDKYGSADVLELKEVPKPDVEGDQVLVRVRAASANPYDWHFMRGVPYIARLMATGVRKPKQSRLGSDVAGEVEAVGDAVTRFRPGDEVFGFVGAGGFAEFVSAPEKLLALKPANLSFEQAATVPLAAVTALQGLRDAGEIKSGQKVLIVGASGGVGTFAVQIAKWYSADVAGVCSTRNLEMVRSIGADRAIDYTREDFTKSGQQYDLIFQLAGTATPSACRHALTPKGRLVLSSGDSPGRVIGPVGRIIKALLLSPFVGQTLRPFVAKSSSDDLEFLRGIIEAGKVTPVIDRTYPLSESAEAIRYLETGHARGKVVISVSPNGHVKGSEPA; this comes from the coding sequence ATGAAGGCGATCGTCTACGACAAGTACGGCTCGGCCGATGTTCTCGAGCTCAAGGAGGTTCCCAAGCCCGACGTCGAGGGGGACCAAGTCCTCGTCCGAGTTCGCGCCGCGTCCGCAAATCCCTACGACTGGCACTTCATGAGGGGCGTTCCGTACATCGCCCGACTGATGGCAACCGGAGTGCGCAAGCCGAAGCAGTCGCGGCTCGGAAGCGACGTGGCGGGGGAGGTCGAGGCGGTCGGCGACGCGGTGACCCGGTTCCGACCGGGCGACGAGGTCTTCGGTTTTGTCGGAGCCGGCGGCTTTGCCGAGTTCGTGTCGGCCCCGGAAAAACTCCTGGCGTTGAAGCCCGCCAACCTGAGCTTCGAGCAGGCGGCGACGGTCCCTCTCGCGGCAGTGACCGCGTTGCAAGGCCTTCGTGATGCCGGAGAGATCAAGTCGGGGCAGAAGGTCCTGATCGTCGGAGCGTCGGGAGGGGTCGGGACGTTCGCCGTGCAAATCGCGAAGTGGTACAGCGCGGATGTGGCTGGCGTGTGCAGTACGAGGAATCTGGAGATGGTCCGCTCGATCGGCGCCGACCGCGCCATCGACTACACCCGAGAGGACTTCACCAAGAGCGGTCAACAGTACGACCTGATCTTTCAGCTCGCGGGCACCGCCACCCCATCGGCCTGCCGGCACGCCCTAACGCCGAAGGGCCGGCTCGTCCTCAGCAGCGGAGACTCCCCCGGTCGCGTCATCGGGCCGGTCGGCCGCATCATCAAGGCTCTCCTGCTGTCGCCCTTCGTCGGCCAGACGCTACGTCCGTTCGTCGCGAAGTCAAGTAGCGATGACCTGGAGTTCCTTCGGGGAATCATCGAGGCCGGCAAGGTCACACCCGTCATCGACCGGACCTATCCGCTCAGCGAATCGGCCGAGGCCATCCGCTATCTCGAGACCGGGCATGCTCGAGGCAAGGTCGTCATCAGCGTGTCGCCTAACGGCCACGTCAAAGGGAGCGAGCCGGCGTAA
- the polX gene encoding DNA polymerase/3'-5' exonuclease PolX, whose protein sequence is MRNADVAAMLNRVADLLEIRGENFFKIRAYREAVRQVDNLTTEVEDMIKEGRLKDVPGIGEAIEKKIVEYVTTGKLEFLTRLEAEVPPALLELTRVPGLGPRTAKDIYDALGILSLDALEDAARTHRLLAVRGIKAKTEENILKGIAMLKRTEGRIFFPEAWILADSLLITLRALPGVTRAEIAGSARRASETVGDLDLLVASDHPEAMGGEFARLPQVNEVIARDGTTTSIRVRSGMKVDLRAVKPDTFGAAWVTFTGSQAHIEQLRSRAERTGKVIAGATEEEVYAAVGCAWIPPELREGGGEIELAAKGQLPTLVQQKDLRGDLHTHSNWSDGRNEIAEMARAAKERGYAYIVLTDHTQSLQIAQGLTPERFRARAAEIATVNARPGLARVLNGAEVDILPDGSLDLPDQTLASLDVVVASVHTALDQPKDVITQRVLSALRSPHVDVFAHPTSRRLDRRGETSLDVEAVIAEAVKTGTALEINSSPFRLDLNDSWARIAREAGALLAIDNDAHYPAEFDYVRYGCAIGRRAGLTPDRVLNTRDAEGVLAHCREKAARAVANFR, encoded by the coding sequence GTGCGGAATGCGGACGTCGCGGCAATGCTCAACCGGGTCGCAGACCTGCTCGAGATTCGAGGCGAGAACTTCTTCAAGATCCGCGCCTACCGGGAAGCCGTCCGCCAGGTCGACAACCTCACCACCGAAGTCGAGGACATGATCAAGGAGGGCCGGCTTAAGGACGTCCCCGGCATCGGCGAGGCGATCGAGAAAAAGATCGTGGAGTACGTCACCACCGGCAAGCTGGAATTCCTGACGCGGCTCGAGGCCGAGGTGCCCCCGGCGCTGCTGGAGCTGACTCGGGTTCCTGGCCTGGGCCCTCGCACCGCCAAAGACATCTATGACGCGCTGGGGATTCTCAGCCTCGACGCCCTGGAGGACGCCGCCCGCACCCACCGGCTGCTCGCGGTGCGAGGCATCAAGGCGAAGACCGAAGAAAACATCCTCAAGGGCATCGCCATGCTCAAGCGGACGGAGGGCCGCATCTTCTTCCCCGAAGCCTGGATCCTGGCCGACTCCCTCCTCATCACGCTGCGCGCCCTGCCGGGCGTGACAAGGGCCGAGATCGCGGGCAGCGCACGACGTGCCAGCGAAACGGTCGGCGACCTCGACCTGCTGGTCGCGAGCGACCACCCCGAGGCGATGGGCGGTGAGTTCGCCCGATTGCCGCAGGTGAACGAGGTGATCGCGCGGGACGGTACCACGACCAGCATCCGGGTGCGCTCCGGCATGAAGGTCGACCTGCGCGCGGTCAAGCCGGACACCTTCGGAGCTGCCTGGGTTACCTTCACCGGGTCGCAGGCTCACATTGAGCAGCTGCGATCCCGCGCTGAACGGACGGGCAAGGTCATCGCCGGCGCAACGGAAGAGGAGGTCTACGCCGCAGTCGGCTGCGCCTGGATCCCGCCCGAACTGCGAGAGGGAGGGGGCGAGATCGAACTGGCGGCCAAGGGTCAGCTGCCGACGCTGGTACAGCAGAAGGACCTGCGCGGCGACCTGCACACCCACAGCAACTGGAGCGACGGGCGCAATGAGATCGCCGAGATGGCCCGAGCCGCGAAGGAGCGCGGTTACGCCTATATCGTGTTGACCGACCACACCCAGTCCTTGCAGATCGCCCAGGGCCTCACGCCTGAGCGCTTTCGAGCACGGGCCGCGGAGATCGCGACCGTCAACGCCCGACCTGGCCTGGCGCGGGTCTTGAACGGGGCCGAGGTCGACATCCTGCCCGATGGCAGCCTCGACCTTCCCGACCAGACCCTGGCCTCCCTCGACGTTGTGGTCGCGTCGGTCCATACCGCGCTCGACCAGCCCAAAGATGTCATCACACAACGGGTCCTCAGCGCGCTACGATCGCCGCACGTGGACGTTTTCGCCCACCCAACCTCGCGACGTCTCGACCGCCGCGGTGAAACCAGCCTCGACGTGGAGGCGGTGATCGCGGAAGCCGTCAAGACCGGGACAGCCCTGGAAATCAACAGCAGTCCGTTTCGCCTCGATCTCAACGACAGCTGGGCTCGCATAGCCCGGGAGGCGGGGGCGCTGCTGGCGATCGACAACGACGCCCACTACCCCGCCGAATTCGACTACGTCCGCTATGGCTGTGCGATCGGGCGCAGGGCCGGCCTGACACCCGATCGCGTCCTGAATACCAGGGACGCGGAAGGCGTACTCGCGCATTGCCGGGAAAAAGCAGCAAGAGCCGTCGCGAATTTCCGTTGA
- a CDS encoding CoA transferase, producing the protein MLLDGIGVLDLSRLLPGAYCTQLLQGQGAQVTKIEPPTGDPIRALPGGDAYFDALHRGQRLLTLDLRTEEGRDALRRHVVDADVLVEGFRPGVMERMHLGYAALAAINPKLVYCAITGYGSGGPMSGRAGHDLNYLARSGALSLMPLRDGTPAIPGLQVADLAGGLEAAFSIATALFARTRTGNGSRVEISMTDLMRSWTALPRAARRAGLPGLPLTGELPCYHVYAVADGFLTVAALESDFWAAFCRAIERQDLSDRQFDPAAIEAVQATLRPATRAEWMARFGDQDVCVEPALRLEESEAD; encoded by the coding sequence ATGCTGCTCGATGGCATTGGCGTTCTCGATCTCTCCCGGCTGCTGCCGGGCGCCTACTGCACGCAGTTGCTGCAGGGGCAGGGCGCGCAGGTGACAAAGATCGAGCCACCAACCGGCGACCCTATCCGGGCGCTCCCAGGCGGCGACGCCTACTTCGACGCACTGCACCGCGGCCAGCGTCTGCTCACGCTCGACCTGCGGACCGAGGAGGGTCGCGACGCGCTCCGGCGGCATGTCGTCGACGCCGACGTCCTGGTCGAAGGTTTCCGCCCGGGCGTGATGGAACGGATGCACCTTGGCTACGCGGCACTGGCGGCCATCAATCCCAAGCTGGTCTACTGTGCGATCACGGGCTACGGATCGGGCGGACCGATGTCCGGTCGCGCCGGCCACGACCTCAACTACCTGGCACGCAGCGGAGCCCTTTCCCTGATGCCGCTCCGCGACGGCACCCCGGCCATCCCCGGCCTTCAGGTGGCCGACCTGGCCGGCGGGCTCGAGGCCGCGTTTTCCATCGCCACCGCGCTCTTTGCTCGGACGCGGACCGGAAATGGCAGCCGGGTGGAGATCTCGATGACGGACCTGATGCGGAGCTGGACCGCCTTACCGCGGGCGGCTCGGCGCGCGGGCCTCCCCGGCCTCCCGCTCACCGGCGAATTGCCCTGCTACCACGTCTACGCGGTGGCCGACGGATTCCTGACCGTCGCGGCGCTCGAGTCCGACTTCTGGGCGGCCTTCTGCCGTGCGATCGAGCGACAGGACTTGAGCGACCGCCAGTTCGATCCGGCAGCGATCGAGGCGGTCCAGGCGACCCTCCGCCCCGCGACGCGCGCCGAATGGATGGCTCGCTTTGGTGACCAGGATGTGTGCGTCGAACCTGCCCTTCGGCTCGAGGAGTCGGAGGCGGACTGA
- a CDS encoding TIGR03118 family protein: MHARRLLTAALSLATGLSIAIPGVAANAGDRAEGAYHQTNLVSDLPGMAATVDPNLVNPWGVSASPTSPMWVSDNNAGVATLYNGAGTPVPLVVKIPQPSGADGGAPTGTVFNPSANFKGDRFLFATEDGTIVGWNPAIDLHKGIVRRDRSTVGLGAVYKGLAISGNHIYATNFRFGTIEVFDANYKLVTVSGSFTDKRIPAGFAPFNIQELGGRLYVTYAKQKPDKHDDLSGPGNGFVNVFDLNGHLLRRLIRQGALNSPWGLALAPENFGPFSEALLVGNFGDGHINAYSPRSGRLIGTLRNEAGAPIQIDGLWGIRFGNGSTGGGALAPTNTLYFAAGIGEEQHGLFGTITSVGEDD; this comes from the coding sequence ATGCACGCACGGAGACTGCTGACCGCCGCGCTCAGCCTGGCGACCGGGCTGTCGATCGCCATACCAGGCGTCGCGGCCAACGCCGGGGATAGAGCCGAAGGCGCCTATCACCAGACCAATCTCGTGTCCGACCTCCCGGGAATGGCGGCGACCGTTGATCCCAACCTGGTCAACCCATGGGGAGTCTCGGCCAGCCCGACGAGCCCGATGTGGGTCTCGGACAACAACGCCGGTGTGGCAACGCTCTACAACGGCGCGGGAACGCCCGTGCCGCTCGTCGTCAAGATCCCGCAGCCCAGCGGGGCGGACGGCGGAGCCCCGACCGGGACGGTCTTCAACCCCTCGGCGAACTTCAAGGGTGATCGCTTCCTGTTCGCCACCGAGGACGGCACCATCGTCGGCTGGAACCCGGCTATCGACTTGCACAAGGGCATCGTCCGGCGCGACCGCTCGACCGTGGGGCTGGGCGCCGTGTACAAGGGCCTGGCGATTTCCGGCAACCACATCTACGCGACCAACTTCCGGTTCGGGACGATCGAGGTGTTCGACGCGAACTACAAACTCGTCACCGTGAGCGGGTCGTTCACGGACAAGCGGATCCCGGCAGGCTTTGCCCCCTTCAATATCCAGGAGCTGGGCGGCCGGCTGTATGTCACCTACGCCAAGCAGAAGCCGGACAAGCACGACGACCTCTCCGGCCCTGGCAACGGCTTCGTGAACGTGTTCGACCTGAACGGCCACCTGCTGCGCCGGCTGATCCGGCAGGGCGCCCTGAACTCGCCATGGGGCCTCGCCCTGGCACCGGAGAACTTCGGGCCGTTCAGCGAGGCGTTGCTGGTCGGCAACTTCGGCGACGGGCATATCAACGCCTACAGCCCGCGCTCAGGCCGGCTGATCGGAACGCTCCGGAATGAAGCCGGCGCACCGATCCAGATCGACGGTCTCTGGGGCATCCGCTTCGGCAACGGCAGCACCGGCGGCGGCGCGCTCGCGCCCACCAACACGCTGTACTTCGCCGCCGGTATCGGCGAGGAGCAGCACGGACTCTTCGGAACAATCACCAGCGTCGGCGAAGACGATTAA
- the coaE gene encoding dephospho-CoA kinase: MKVLGLTGGIGSGKSMVASMFARLGADVIDADHLARDVVEPGQPALEEIATAFGRDILLPDGRLDRGKLARIIFADPVARGRLNAITHPRIQERMAAEISARASRPGVLIADIPLLYENDRTRTVEAVIVVWVDPETQLRRLLERDRLTEDEARQRIAAQMPLDEKGAQADVVIDNSGSRESTQRQVEAIYRRYARPT; this comes from the coding sequence ATGAAAGTCCTGGGCCTTACCGGGGGGATCGGTTCCGGCAAGTCGATGGTGGCGTCGATGTTCGCCCGACTCGGGGCCGACGTGATCGATGCCGATCACCTGGCTCGGGACGTCGTCGAACCGGGACAACCCGCGCTCGAGGAAATCGCGACGGCCTTCGGCCGGGACATTCTCTTGCCGGACGGGCGTCTCGACCGCGGCAAGCTCGCCCGGATCATCTTTGCGGACCCGGTCGCCCGCGGCAGGCTCAACGCCATTACGCACCCCCGCATCCAGGAACGAATGGCCGCTGAAATTTCGGCACGCGCCTCACGACCGGGTGTCCTGATCGCCGACATCCCGCTGCTCTACGAGAACGACCGGACCCGCACCGTCGAGGCAGTGATCGTCGTATGGGTCGATCCCGAGACGCAGCTGCGCCGCCTTCTCGAGCGGGACAGGCTCACCGAGGATGAAGCTCGCCAGCGGATCGCCGCCCAGATGCCGCTCGATGAGAAGGGGGCCCAGGCCGATGTTGTGATCGATAACAGCGGCAGTCGAGAGAGCACCCAGCGCCAGGTCGAGGCGATCTACCGGCGGTACGCCCGCCCGACGTAG
- a CDS encoding (Fe-S)-binding protein has protein sequence MALIKSIAVLAVLLAAIAYFSIRARQLYRILRLGPTENRLDRVPERIRGVLSYVGLHTRMFRNLYSGTLHLFIFYGFVVLLTAIVQAFGEGVFPGFSLAVIGGTTWIAFLQDVFAVLVLVGVLMALVNRLIIRPRQFHESNEIDALIILGLIATIMVGMLGQNSARVAQGGDPSASWRPVSSLIARAFESFGWQGSAAIPAHEVFYWMHVLAVLAFLVYIPSSKHLHIIVAIPNVFFRKLPPKAGAALAPIDLEHAEHYGVSAVTQWSWKNLLDLYSCTECGRCQEQCPAFLTGKPLNPKMIIVDARENLFKTVRDAPPEQRRAPQQTQKLIGEAIKEDEIWSCVACGACQQECPVLIEHVPKIIDMRRSLVLEESKFPKEAQGALRSIETQGNPYGLPRAQRSDWAQGLGVKTIDEKPDAEFLYFVGCAASYDEANRAVARAFVGLLQKAGVDFAILGQRETCNGDPARRIGNEYLYQTQAQQNIEAMNAVKVRKVIATCPHCFNTIKNEFPQFGGSYEVVHHTQLLASLIKDGRLKPSKAIDGKFTYHDSCYLGRWNDIYDPPRAVVESIPGAELVEIERHHKRGFCCGAGGGRMWMEEKIGKRINHERVEQTLRTQAPRVATACPFCLTMFRDGISAKSAQAQLQVQDLAQYLADAMDGVIPKA, from the coding sequence ATGGCGCTGATCAAGTCGATCGCCGTGCTGGCCGTCTTGCTCGCCGCGATCGCCTATTTCTCCATCCGGGCGCGCCAACTCTATCGAATCTTGCGCCTGGGTCCCACCGAGAACCGCCTTGACCGTGTCCCCGAGCGCATTCGCGGTGTGCTGAGCTACGTCGGCCTTCACACTCGAATGTTCCGTAACCTCTACTCGGGCACGCTTCACCTTTTCATTTTTTACGGGTTCGTCGTGCTCCTCACGGCCATTGTCCAGGCCTTCGGCGAGGGCGTCTTCCCGGGCTTCAGCCTGGCGGTGATCGGCGGGACGACCTGGATCGCCTTCCTGCAGGACGTGTTCGCCGTCCTGGTGCTGGTGGGCGTGTTGATGGCGCTGGTGAACCGCCTGATCATCCGGCCGCGCCAGTTCCACGAGAGCAACGAGATCGACGCCCTGATCATCCTCGGGCTGATCGCCACCATCATGGTCGGGATGCTGGGCCAGAACTCGGCCCGCGTCGCGCAGGGCGGCGACCCGTCGGCTTCCTGGCGTCCGGTGTCCTCGCTGATCGCGCGCGCCTTCGAAAGCTTCGGCTGGCAGGGCAGCGCGGCGATTCCGGCGCACGAGGTCTTCTACTGGATGCACGTCCTCGCGGTGCTGGCCTTCCTGGTCTACATCCCGAGCTCGAAGCACCTGCACATCATCGTCGCCATCCCCAACGTGTTCTTCCGCAAGCTGCCGCCCAAGGCGGGCGCGGCGCTCGCACCGATCGATCTCGAGCACGCCGAGCACTACGGCGTCAGCGCGGTCACGCAGTGGTCGTGGAAGAACCTGCTGGATCTCTACTCCTGCACGGAGTGCGGCCGCTGCCAGGAGCAATGTCCGGCCTTCCTCACCGGCAAGCCGCTCAACCCCAAGATGATCATCGTCGATGCCCGGGAGAACCTTTTCAAGACCGTCCGGGACGCGCCGCCCGAGCAACGTCGCGCGCCCCAACAGACGCAGAAACTAATCGGCGAGGCGATCAAGGAGGACGAGATCTGGTCCTGCGTGGCGTGCGGTGCCTGCCAGCAGGAATGTCCGGTGTTGATCGAGCACGTGCCCAAGATCATCGACATGCGCCGGAGTCTCGTGCTGGAGGAGAGCAAATTTCCCAAGGAGGCGCAGGGCGCCCTGCGCAGCATCGAGACCCAGGGCAACCCGTACGGCCTGCCGCGCGCCCAGCGCTCCGACTGGGCGCAGGGCCTCGGCGTCAAGACCATCGACGAAAAGCCGGACGCGGAGTTTCTGTACTTTGTTGGCTGCGCCGCGTCCTACGACGAGGCCAACCGGGCGGTGGCGCGAGCCTTCGTCGGCTTATTGCAAAAGGCCGGCGTCGACTTTGCCATCCTTGGCCAGCGCGAGACCTGCAACGGCGACCCGGCGCGGCGCATCGGCAACGAGTACCTCTACCAGACCCAGGCGCAGCAGAACATCGAGGCGATGAACGCCGTCAAGGTGAGGAAAGTGATCGCTACCTGTCCGCACTGCTTCAACACCATCAAGAACGAGTTCCCCCAGTTCGGCGGCAGCTACGAAGTCGTCCATCACACCCAGTTGCTGGCCAGCCTGATCAAAGACGGCCGGCTCAAGCCCAGCAAGGCGATCGACGGGAAGTTCACTTACCACGACTCCTGCTACCTCGGGCGCTGGAATGACATCTACGACCCGCCCCGCGCGGTCGTCGAATCGATCCCGGGCGCCGAGCTCGTCGAGATCGAACGCCATCACAAGCGTGGCTTCTGCTGTGGCGCCGGCGGTGGCCGGATGTGGATGGAGGAGAAGATCGGCAAGCGCATCAACCACGAGCGCGTCGAGCAGACGCTGCGGACCCAAGCCCCGCGCGTGGCGACGGCCTGTCCGTTCTGCCTGACGATGTTCCGTGACGGGATTTCCGCGAAGAGCGCGCAGGCGCAGCTCCAGGTGCAGGATCTCGCCCAATATTTGGCCGACGCGATGGACGGGGTAATCCCGAAGGCCTGA
- a CDS encoding glycosyltransferase family 39 protein, whose amino-acid sequence MGFHTDELYYLDCGRHPAFGYVDFPPVVPLLARLETGLLGVTPWALRLLPSLLGGFLVALSGAYVRRLGGSLRLQGLALLTAIAAPYLLGSNWVFQTVTFDQVTWMVALYWFLCLVLDRRPRYWIYLGITLGIGLEVKYTVVGLILGIAIAILLTPSLRMQLRSKYPWIAAASALLILAPNLVWQVVEGFPSLTYITNHGGSGGGPVIYLIEIAVYFFFLLPLWLAGMISLFRSRLLRPIGIACAVPLLLFLFVGKSYYAAGTVPIAVAQGLMAVSHIRRPRLRSGLEIAVVVASLLEFATFFQLVVPVTPPDRLHAAGLDSKNPVFADSVGWADIANQVTKIYRDLPASERSNTVIISAYYGVPGALQIYGDPKVLPPVVSPQLSDFYWLPNNLTAIDALMVDYQPSDVGWMCTSPTLIAHLTVPYNVKGLEQGAPVTFCHLKAPVPKIWRQLRNFS is encoded by the coding sequence CTGGGCTTCCATACCGATGAGCTTTACTACCTCGATTGCGGTCGCCATCCGGCGTTTGGCTACGTTGACTTCCCGCCCGTCGTCCCACTCCTCGCGCGGCTAGAGACCGGACTCCTCGGCGTCACTCCCTGGGCCCTCCGCCTGCTCCCGTCGCTGCTGGGCGGTTTTCTCGTTGCCCTCTCCGGCGCCTATGTCCGCCGGCTGGGCGGTTCGCTGCGGCTCCAGGGTCTGGCGCTGCTGACGGCGATTGCGGCGCCTTACCTGCTCGGTTCGAACTGGGTCTTCCAGACCGTGACCTTCGATCAGGTGACATGGATGGTCGCCCTCTACTGGTTTCTCTGCCTCGTTCTCGACCGGCGGCCTCGGTACTGGATCTATCTGGGCATCACGCTCGGGATCGGGCTCGAGGTGAAGTACACGGTCGTTGGTCTCATCCTCGGCATCGCCATCGCGATCCTTCTGACTCCCTCGTTGCGGATGCAGCTGCGATCGAAATACCCCTGGATCGCGGCCGCGAGCGCGCTCCTCATCTTGGCCCCAAATCTCGTCTGGCAGGTCGTCGAGGGCTTCCCCTCGCTCACCTACATCACCAACCATGGAGGGAGCGGCGGCGGCCCCGTCATTTACCTCATCGAGATCGCCGTGTACTTCTTCTTTCTTCTTCCTTTATGGCTCGCTGGCATGATTTCGTTGTTCCGCAGTCGGCTGCTGCGTCCAATCGGAATTGCCTGTGCCGTTCCGCTGCTCCTTTTCCTCTTCGTCGGGAAGTCCTACTACGCGGCCGGGACGGTTCCGATCGCGGTGGCGCAAGGACTGATGGCGGTCTCCCACATCAGGCGGCCACGGCTTCGCTCCGGCCTCGAGATCGCTGTCGTCGTGGCGAGCCTGCTCGAATTCGCCACGTTCTTTCAGCTCGTAGTCCCGGTCACGCCGCCAGATCGGCTTCACGCCGCCGGTCTCGATTCCAAGAACCCGGTCTTTGCCGACAGCGTGGGGTGGGCCGACATCGCGAACCAGGTGACCAAGATCTATCGCGATCTCCCTGCATCCGAGCGCAGCAACACGGTCATCATCTCGGCCTACTACGGCGTTCCGGGAGCGCTCCAGATCTATGGCGATCCCAAGGTCCTTCCCCCCGTCGTCAGTCCACAGCTCAGTGACTTCTACTGGCTACCGAACAACCTCACGGCCATTGACGCGCTCATGGTGGATTACCAACCGTCCGACGTGGGGTGGATGTGTACGTCACCAACGCTCATCGCACACCTCACCGTGCCGTACAACGTCAAGGGTCTGGAGCAAGGCGCACCGGTTACCTTCTGCCATCTCAAGGCTCCCGTCCCAAAGATCTGGCGACAGCTTCGCAACTTCTCTTGA
- a CDS encoding ABC transporter ATP-binding protein, translating into MAIHKSELNTAAVEVEGISKRFGEASRPHRLMPWRKAKKPKLALDNVSLHVPAGRITGILGANGSGKSTLIRILATLLTPDEGTASVFGYDVVSQPDAVRRHINRVSVEASFFKEMSPWENMLYAARLYGSGGEGTRARVEAMLERLGLPLDTLDKPMKQLSRGQQQKVAIARSFLTTPSLLLMDEPTTGLDPRSKREVQELVRSIRRDRAATVLLCTHDLQEAEVLCDRVVVIDQGRVLADGTPAELIRMHAGKADGSLEDAFMALTGKRLEEDEEEKEE; encoded by the coding sequence ATGGCGATCCACAAAAGCGAATTGAATACGGCGGCGGTCGAGGTCGAGGGCATCTCGAAGCGCTTCGGCGAGGCCAGCCGTCCGCATCGGCTGATGCCATGGCGCAAGGCGAAAAAGCCGAAGCTGGCGCTCGACAATGTGTCCTTGCATGTTCCGGCCGGCCGGATCACAGGCATCCTGGGCGCCAACGGAAGCGGGAAGTCGACGCTGATCCGGATCCTGGCCACGCTGCTCACCCCCGATGAGGGGACTGCGTCAGTCTTCGGTTACGACGTGGTGTCGCAGCCGGACGCCGTGCGCCGCCACATCAACCGTGTCTCGGTCGAGGCCTCCTTCTTCAAGGAGATGAGCCCCTGGGAGAACATGCTCTACGCCGCGCGCCTCTACGGCAGCGGCGGCGAGGGCACGCGGGCCCGGGTGGAGGCGATGTTGGAGCGGCTCGGACTGCCGCTCGACACACTCGACAAGCCGATGAAGCAGCTCTCGCGTGGCCAGCAGCAGAAGGTCGCCATTGCGCGCAGCTTCCTGACAACTCCGTCGCTGCTGCTGATGGACGAGCCGACCACCGGGCTGGATCCTCGGTCCAAGCGTGAGGTCCAGGAACTGGTGCGATCGATCCGGCGGGATCGCGCGGCCACCGTCCTGCTCTGTACTCACGACCTGCAGGAAGCGGAGGTGCTCTGCGACCGCGTCGTCGTCATCGACCAGGGCCGGGTGCTGGCGGACGGCACCCCCGCCGAGCTGATTCGCATGCATGCCGGCAAGGCCGACGGCAGCCTGGAGGATGCCTTCATGGCGCTGACCGGCAAGCGGCTCGAGGAAGACGAAGAGGAGAAGGAAGAATGA
- a CDS encoding ABC transporter permease, protein MTGNALRWELNAFVGFIERQKNLYRRYWAWEAVWLLYNLVSVLSIGYLAAGLSTLGLEQGQANLHQTQLYLLVGALLWTYLSLVFFEISFAITWERWEGTIEYTFMAPIKRLTHLLGVSAASLLYGMARTAVIGVALLFLFKIDLSHANWLTALAICAAATLPLLGLGIFTSILPLLSPEKGEQMAFAVQGVLLLISGVYYPITVLPVPLRLGGLLSPLTYTLDGVRESLLHGLSLAGALPDIGILVLMGVILVPSSVFFFRRAEIRAKRLGLLKRSG, encoded by the coding sequence ATGACCGGAAATGCGCTTCGCTGGGAGCTCAACGCGTTCGTCGGCTTTATCGAGAGGCAGAAGAACCTCTACCGCCGCTACTGGGCGTGGGAGGCGGTTTGGCTGCTCTACAACCTGGTCAGTGTGCTCAGCATCGGCTACCTCGCGGCGGGGCTGTCGACGCTTGGTCTGGAGCAGGGGCAGGCGAACCTGCATCAGACGCAGCTCTACCTGCTGGTGGGGGCGCTGCTCTGGACCTACCTTTCGCTCGTGTTCTTCGAAATCTCCTTCGCCATTACCTGGGAACGGTGGGAGGGAACGATCGAGTACACGTTCATGGCACCGATCAAGCGGCTGACCCACCTGCTGGGTGTCTCCGCCGCCTCGCTGCTCTACGGGATGGCCCGGACGGCGGTGATCGGCGTCGCGCTGCTCTTTCTGTTCAAGATCGACCTGTCGCATGCCAACTGGCTGACGGCGCTAGCGATCTGCGCGGCCGCGACGCTGCCGCTGCTGGGCCTGGGGATCTTCACCTCGATCCTGCCGCTCCTGTCGCCGGAGAAGGGCGAGCAGATGGCGTTTGCGGTCCAGGGCGTACTGCTGCTCATCTCCGGCGTCTACTACCCGATCACGGTGCTACCGGTGCCCCTGCGTCTGGGGGGCCTCCTCTCGCCGCTGACCTACACGCTGGACGGGGTCCGCGAGTCGCTGCTCCACGGGCTCTCGCTGGCCGGGGCGCTGCCCGACATCGGCATCTTGGTGCTGATGGGCGTCATCCTGGTTCCCTCCTCCGTTTTCTTCTTCCGGCGAGCGGAGATCCGCGCCAAACGGCTGGGGCTGTTGAAGCGAAGCGGCTAA